The genomic region TGTTTGAACTAGCTGGTGATGATTTGAGTTCATATTGTTGCTCAATGCAGAAATACGTATGTTTTCTACCATTTAGGAGTACAACTGTTTATCTTGTAGGCGATTTGATTCTACTTTTTACCTCATTCAGGTTTCTGCAGATGATGTGGTGGACGATATTTGTGGCTTGTTGATAAAACATAAAGTTAGATTGATAATGGAGGATATCGATTTAATTGACTCTCCTCCTAAGTACGGGCATGCTTCTTTTGATTGCGATTCATTTCTCTTTCATTTTGTCTTTGTTAAAGTATTTTTTGTTAAATTCTTTGTTGGTAGGGGATATGTTGGCCGTGCTATCCCAGATTCAAAAGATTATAACCCGTCGGAGGATATATGTAAGTTTTCTTTGGATGGTTTCAGATTCTTCTCATTTTTTTCTTTATTGACTTAAAATGAAATTCAACCACTATTTCACCTAAGTGTCATCATGATATATAGATCAAATGTTCCTTTCTCTCACAGTTATGCTTAAAAGTTTCGTTATTAGAGGAGTTAGTTTATAATTCCCACCTTTTCTACGCCTCATTTTCTAAATTTCCACGTTTTCTAATCTTTTTTCTTAAACCCCCACATTTTATAGAACGTTTTTCCAAAATTCCCGTCAAAAGATcatttttatttttgtcaaaataAAACACTGTCAATTAAATGAATGCtctaaaatgtttttttttttttttttttcgttaatCCTTCCAGGTTACATGGAAGCTAAATTGGAACCTCGTCCAGCTTTACCCCAAACTTCCGCTTACTCAAGATTCTATGATGTAAGTTGAGTTATATATCCTAAAGAGTTCTATTGTACTGTCTACTTCATATCTTTCATGATTTTGAAAGAGAGATCTAGGGCTTGTTTATTGGGATATTAGATTGACAAAATTTTGAGGGAAAGAGCGGGTTTGGAGGGGGTTCCGGTAGAGTTTCAAAACACTTTTAAACCTTAAAACCTCTAGTAACATATAAGGAGTACAAACAAGTTAGGCCCATTTTTGTTATTCCCCGAATTCTTACTCATTATTCCTAATTTAACTCCAGCATGTTAGCCAACTTGAAAACTCCTATAAAGGTTGTCCTTGCCCAAAAATTTATTTGGAAATTACAAATTTGTTATCAAAAATAGGGGACCTCGCGTCCAAAAGGCGTGCGCCTTCGCCTTGTATCAAACTAAGGTTCAAACATTAAAGTGGAATATACTCCTTCCGTCCCGATCATTTATTTCCCTATCATATTTGGGTGTCTTATATTGGGAAATTTTTTTGAAGGGTAATAACCTATTGTCCACTTGTTATTCATAACAATATCTACAAATGGTCCCTCCTTACTCCTTGGTATTTGTGCAAAACCAATGATAACAATGATCGTTACGGAGGGAGTAATTGTTTGACATGTAGGGTATGTGATTTTTGATTGGTGTGATGTTTTTTTTTCCGCTCTTGCATAAATTTTGTGATCTATATGAGTGTGGATCTCTTTTCAGTTTGCCTACGGCTGGCCGCTTTACCAGGCAATATCACTACCAATCCCTAGTTGTTTGCAAGGAAGACTTTACTCCACCCGAGCTTGTCAAGTTGGGAAGATGAGCATGTCACTTCCGCGTACTGCTGTCAGTCCTATGCCTAGGCGTTTGGGTTATATTGCTATGAAATATATGGGTAGGTTTAGATTTCTCTGATGACTAAAGGTTTGTTTGGATGGAGGGATTTGGAGAGaaaggaaagggagggagagtaggggatttaaaataaaatctcttatttggatagcaaataatagagggaaatggaaggggaggtaaatggagggattcattttccctcctccaaAGCAAATCAAAATCTCTTCCTATTggatttggaggaaaattgtATCCGAACACCCCTCCCAatcccttcccttcccttcccttcgTTTCTCTTCCCTCTTCCTCCCTAGCCTCCCTTGCCCTCCTATTTCgtatccaaacaaggcctaagGTAGTAAGGTGGCTTATCGACCTGAAAGCAGATTATGTAATGCTGTATTTATTGATGTAAGCATCTTAATTTGGCGAATGTTATTTGCTCTTTTGTTTTGTAAACTTGTAATACGACTTTAAAATAGATCATGTAAAATTAATCACTAGGAAATTGGTGTAACAAGTGTGTGTTTTTGATTAATGACAATTGTTAGTTTGGATCTTCTAGTGAGTGTAGAAATgccaacaaagaaaaaaaaaaaggaaatcgaCACTCGGTCACTTGAATTCAGCAAAAGGGGCCTCGGAAATAGAGTAGTGTATAAATTAAAGTGAATTACAAATGACAGAAATTAGTTTTTGCACTCACTGATGAAATTCATGTTCTTTTCATCTGAAAGTTAACAATCAGGGTTAAGCTGCTACAAACAATACCAGTATTACCAAATACATGAGAGAAATACTAGCGAACATAAATAACATGCTTAAGCGTAGACGGCAGTGAACATCTTAAAATTTAATCCCTCTCTTGAGTCTACGGGCAATCAAAGCCAGATGCTTCCGCGAAATGCCTGAACCTCCATTATCGACCTGACCTGCTGCCGTTCTGAATAGCCGTAGCTCGGAAGCACAAGGATTCTTCATGCTTAGCAGTGGACCTGACTTTAGCTTGTGAAATAACACACACGTCCCAGGCTGAAAAGATACCAGTTTTACATTACCAACCAAACGACCCCTCCATTTTTATTCAGGGTATTGAGGTAAAATAAACATATTCAACTCACAACAAAACTTACGTAAGAATAGCTGTGACGAGTCGCACCAAAACCTTGGGCCCGAGTAAGAGATGAAGGTAAACAGTATTTCTTGTCTTGACTTTCGGGATCTGTTTCACAAGTATTCAATATAGGCAAGTGAATCTCCTCACTACGCCACCAAAACAGTGAGCATATAGTGAAAGCATAGTTTATCGCTTACCTGACAACTTGAACAAACTTGCATTTTTAACCTCGGCACAATCCCTATTGAGCAAAAATAGAAGCAAATATAAGAgttatttataaaatataaacTATCACCTTGCTAATGAGGCATCTGGTTCAACAAAGTCGGAATGGAAAGGGATATCATGAGGGAATGCATCTAGAAACCCATACGTAATAGTTTTTGGCGTGGTTCACTCCAAAGTTGTATAGATGAGGAATGGAGTTTGAGTCCGTCAAGTTTCCAAGTCCATTCCAAAATTGTCTAACTAGAAAATTGACACCTAAATGATTTTTAGAATTTCTAAATGTTTTTAAAAACTCGCACTTTTATACAAACATTTTCTTCAAAACTTCCACCAATAGCCGACTTATATACCAAAACGCCTCTAATAACAACGGCATAAACAATGACAAGTACCTGTAACAATCTCTTAGGTCAAGGTCTATTGGCTCCAGAGCATAACCAGCCTTGTTCAGGACACTAGCAACATCCGTCAATACTTTGTGGGGAGGAACCTGTcagaaaattaaataaaaatcaaGCAATGATCTGATCAGAAGTTTGTAAATAGCTGATTGATTTTTAAGTTTATATTCATACATACATATTCGTGCATTGAACTGCAATATAAGCTCAAAGCAGCACCAGCTCTCTCAAAAATATCAAGCAGCTTGTAGACTTCTATAAGCATGGACTGAAATAAAGCTTCTTCGTAGTCAAGATCTCCCTTCTTAGAGTTCAACTTCTGCACCATCTCTATTATGCGTTGTCGAATTGTCAAGCCTATGTGGCAGTACGTAGATTCCAATAGACGTCGCAGTAAGTTAAGTTATTAACTGATCATAATATCCACAAAGATTTTTCAAGCACAAGAGAAACAAAATACCCGAGTCAAATGGAACCAAGACCTTTTCTTGAGCCACAAGAAGCAAAGCTGCAAATGAtgccaattttccttgtttaacATATGACAATGCAATATTGTTGAGCCTA from Silene latifolia isolate original U9 population chromosome 3, ASM4854445v1, whole genome shotgun sequence harbors:
- the LOC141648346 gene encoding uncharacterized protein LOC141648346, translating into MKTDPFEGYVDADVIEIFKSDDKERFVRLLSANAHTVNLKNAVRRCALFHAKKCLLAIIQGEAGISPHQLYAREAAQYSAEPTPLAYVAYFFPEADDIIDLMLKQGPADQANIKCKLYTYAFDDHPICPLDHALLSLSYKPHLLPWSSGDSLIKLIILLCQWETRPSLNCARLLAPHTDRLNNIALSYVKQGKLASFAALLLVAQEKVLVPFDSGLTIRQRIIEMVQKLNSKKGDLDYEEALFQSMLIEVYKLLDIFERAGAALSLYCSSMHEYVPPHKVLTDVASVLNKAGYALEPIDLDLRDCYRDCAEVKNASLFKLSDPESQDKKYCLPSSLTRAQGFGATRHSYSYPGTCVLFHKLKSGPLLSMKNPCASELRLFRTAAGQVDNGGSGISRKHLALIARRLKRGIKF